One region of Miscanthus floridulus cultivar M001 chromosome 19, ASM1932011v1, whole genome shotgun sequence genomic DNA includes:
- the LOC136527417 gene encoding probable protein phosphatase 2C 60: MLVTLMNLLRACWRPSSNRHARTGSDVTGRQDGLLWYKDAGQHVNGEFSMAVVQANNLLEDQCQIESGPLSFLDSGPYGTFVGVYDGHGGPETACYINDHLFQNLKRFASEQNAMSADVLKKAYEATEDGFFSVVTKQWPVKPQIAAVGSCCLVGVICGGMLYVANVGDSRVVLGRHVKATGEVLAVQLSAEHNVSIESVRKELQSMHPEDRHIVVLKHNVWRVKGLIQVCRSIGDAYLKKQEFNREPLYAKFRLREPFNKPILSSEPSISVQPLQPHDQFLIFASDGLWEHLTNQDAVDIVHSSPCSGCARRLIRAALQEAAKKREMRYSDLKKIDRGVRRHFHDDITVIVVFLDSSLVSKASTHRGPTLSLRGGGASAGRRSNTLPPT, translated from the exons atgctagtgacattgatgaacTTGTTGCGGGCGTGCTGGCGACCATCATCGAACCGGCATGCCCGAACAGGCTCAGATGTTACCGGTAGGCAGGATGGACTTCTTTGGTACAAGGATGCCGGGCAGCATGTCAATGGGGAGTTCTCCATGGCTGTTGTTCAGGCCAATAACTTACTTGAGGACCAGTGTCAGATCGAGTCAGGCCCACTGAGTTTTCTAGATTCTGGACCATATGGCACTTTCGTTGGCGTTTACGATGGACATGGTGGCCCAGAGACAGCCTGTTATATCAATGATCATCTCTTCCAGAATCTGAAAA GGTTTGCATCTGAGCAGAATGCAATGTCTGCTGATGTACTGAAGAAGGCGTATGAAGCTACAGAAGATGGATTCTTCTCTGTTGTTACCAAACAATGGCCTGTAAAGCCTCAGATAGCAGCTGTCGGCTCATGCTGCCTGGTCGGTGTAATTTGTGGTGGCATGCTCTATGTTGCCAATGTTGGGGATTCCCGTGTCGTTTTAGGAAGACATGTTAAAGCTACTGGAGAAGTTTTGGCTGTCCAACTGTCTGCAGAGCATAATGTAAGTATTGAGTCAGTGAGGAAAGAACTGCAGTCAATGCACCCAGAAGATAGGCACATTGTTGTTCTCAAGCACAATGTTTGGCGTGTAAAAGGACTAATTCAG GTTTGTAGATCGATTGGTGATGCTTATCTCAAAAAGCAAGAGTTCAACAGGGAACCCCTATATGCAAAATTCCGCCTCCGTGAACCTTTTAACAAGCCAATACTAAGTTCAGAACCATCAATCAGTGTGCAACCACTACAACCACACGACCAGTTTCTCATATTTGCATCTGATGGACTGTGGGAGCACTTAACCAACCAAGATGCTGTTGATATTGTTCACAGTAGCCCCTGCAGT GGCTGTGCTAGGAGGCTGATAAGAGCGGCACTGCAAGAGGCAGCCAAGAAAAGAGAGATGAGGTACTCGGACCTCAAGAAGATCGATCGCGGTGTTCGCCGCCACTTCCACGACGACATAACAGTCATAGTAGTGTTCCTTGACTCCAGCCTCGTAAGCAAGGCGAGCACGCACCGAGGTCCCACTCTTTCCCTGCGAGGCGGTGGTGCCAGCGCTGGCCGGCGCAGCAACACGCTTCCACCAACGTGA